One Hyla sarda isolate aHylSar1 chromosome 11, aHylSar1.hap1, whole genome shotgun sequence genomic window carries:
- the SRSF5 gene encoding serine/arginine-rich splicing factor 5 isoform X2: protein MSGCRVFIGRLNPAAREKDVERFFKGYGRIRDIDLKRGFGFVEFEDSRDAEDAVYELDGKELCSERVTIEHARLRSRGGGSRGMGRGRFPDRFNSRRPRNDRSAPPVRTENRLIVENLSSRVSWQDLKDFMRQAGEVTFADAHRPKLNEGVVEFASYSDLKNAVEKLSGKEINGRKIKLIEGNKRHRSRSRSRSRSRSSSRSRSRSRSRSRKSYSRSRSRSRTPRSNHSKSRSVSRSPVKEKSPMAASRSPSKSPASADHQRSRSRSRSVDSRN, encoded by the exons ATGAGCGGTTGTAGAGTTTTCATCGGTCGGCTGAACCCGGCTGCCAGGGAGAAGGATGTCGAACGATTCTTCAAAGGATATGGGAGGATCAGAGACATCGACCTCAAACGAGGCTTTGGCTTTGTg GAATTTGAAGACTCAAGAGATGCAGAGGATGCAGTTTATGAGCTTGATGGGAAAGAACTGTGCAGTGAAAG GGTTACCATTGAGCATGCACGACTTCGTTccagaggtggtggcagcagaggAATGGGGCGGGGAAGATTCCCTGATCGTTTCAATAGTCGTCGCCCACGTAATgatagaag tgctcCACCTGTAAGGACTGAAAATCGTCTCATTGTCGAGAATTTATCATCCCGTGTCAGCTGGCAG GATTTGAAAGACTTCATGAGACAAGCGGGCGAAGTTACATTTGCTGATGCACATAGACCAAAACTAAATGAGGG GGTTGTTGAATTTGCATCTTACAGCGATCTAAAAAATGCTGTTGAGAAACTATCCGGCAAGGAGATCAATGGCAGAAAAATCAAGCTGATTGAAGGAAACAAAAGGCACAG GTCAAGAAGCCGTTCCCGTTCCcgcagcagaagctcatccaggtcTCGCAGTCGTTCCCGCTCCAGGAGTAGGAAGTCCTACAGTCGCTCTCGCAGCCGTAGCCGTACTCCCCGTAGTAACCATAGCAAATCTAGATCTGTGAGTAGGTCCCCTGTTAAAGAAAAATCCCCAATGGCTGCATCTAGAAGCCCATCAAAATCCCCTGCATCTGCTGACCATCAGAGGTCTCGGTCGAGGTCTCGATCTGTTGACAGCAGAAACTga
- the SRSF5 gene encoding serine/arginine-rich splicing factor 5 isoform X1, with protein sequence MSGCRVFIGRLNPAAREKDVERFFKGYGRIRDIDLKRGFGFVEFEDSRDAEDAVYELDGKELCSERVTIEHARLRSRGGGSRGMGRGRFPDRFNSRRPRNDRSAPPVRTENRLIVENLSSRVSWQDLKDFMRQAGEVTFADAHRPKLNEGVVEFASYSDLKNAVEKLSGKEINGRKIKLIEGNKRHSRSRSRSRSRSRSSSRSRSRSRSRSRKSYSRSRSRSRTPRSNHSKSRSVSRSPVKEKSPMAASRSPSKSPASADHQRSRSRSRSVDSRN encoded by the exons ATGAGCGGTTGTAGAGTTTTCATCGGTCGGCTGAACCCGGCTGCCAGGGAGAAGGATGTCGAACGATTCTTCAAAGGATATGGGAGGATCAGAGACATCGACCTCAAACGAGGCTTTGGCTTTGTg GAATTTGAAGACTCAAGAGATGCAGAGGATGCAGTTTATGAGCTTGATGGGAAAGAACTGTGCAGTGAAAG GGTTACCATTGAGCATGCACGACTTCGTTccagaggtggtggcagcagaggAATGGGGCGGGGAAGATTCCCTGATCGTTTCAATAGTCGTCGCCCACGTAATgatagaag tgctcCACCTGTAAGGACTGAAAATCGTCTCATTGTCGAGAATTTATCATCCCGTGTCAGCTGGCAG GATTTGAAAGACTTCATGAGACAAGCGGGCGAAGTTACATTTGCTGATGCACATAGACCAAAACTAAATGAGGG GGTTGTTGAATTTGCATCTTACAGCGATCTAAAAAATGCTGTTGAGAAACTATCCGGCAAGGAGATCAATGGCAGAAAAATCAAGCTGATTGAAGGAAACAAAAGGCACAG CAGGTCAAGAAGCCGTTCCCGTTCCcgcagcagaagctcatccaggtcTCGCAGTCGTTCCCGCTCCAGGAGTAGGAAGTCCTACAGTCGCTCTCGCAGCCGTAGCCGTACTCCCCGTAGTAACCATAGCAAATCTAGATCTGTGAGTAGGTCCCCTGTTAAAGAAAAATCCCCAATGGCTGCATCTAGAAGCCCATCAAAATCCCCTGCATCTGCTGACCATCAGAGGTCTCGGTCGAGGTCTCGATCTGTTGACAGCAGAAACTga